The Sesamum indicum cultivar Zhongzhi No. 13 linkage group LG6, S_indicum_v1.0, whole genome shotgun sequence genomic interval GTTCATGCATAAGTAAGttattttctattgtttgATAACTAGACCATTATTCCAAGGAATATCTACCAACTCTATATTGAGATAATGTGCCAAGAACCTTAGCTATTACTCTGGAAACTAATTTTCTGTTTAGCCGGGGAAGCCCCTCCATGTCTGTTGTGCTGTTTCAGAGTCGTCTACTAGTTATCTGTCCTCCATGTCTGTTGTACTGTTTCGGAGTAGTCTACTTGTTATCTGTTgggaaaataaagagaaaaaacaaaccATCTACCAGAAACATATCAATCAGCTTCCaacaatttcataattaacttAACCACCAACTTCTTGTCCATTATATACACCAAACATAAGAAGCTATATTCCCATTTTCtgctagaaaaattaataagttgaATGAAGATCATAGGAAAGAGTCCTGTAAAACATCAGATTAATGATGCATGGTTGATGGTTGTATATAAATGATTCTAGCTTCTGAGATCAGATAATTGACTTGCAGAGGGACAATGGATAGATCagtttaattatctttttagcGCTGCGCGAGCCAGTTACAAATAGAACCTCCTTATTAATGATGTCAAGAGAGTGAAGCTCACACCAGTAATTAGTGCCCATCATCTGTCATGAATGTTAACAAGCCCGCCACTGATTGACACTTGACTTGAGTTCGTTAGGGAGAGCATCACTCCAGGTACACAAATCTGGCAACGATCCAGTCAGAGCAAGATAGTTCTCGCATGCACTTTGAGGCATCTTTTTCCAGTTCACCTGATATTTCGAATCGTGAGCTCAGACCAACCAAAAATCAAGTAACAGTCAAACCTAACAGAGCAAAAAATGTATTGATTTGATGTTCGTCTCCAAGTACGATCCAATTTACATCTATAAGTTAAATAGTATTCATGCCTCCTTTCTTCAAGAGTTGTGGAATCCACTCAAATGATGAGCAATAAAGATAAACTGGAGTATATATACAAAGTGGAACAGAGCAAAGGAAGTTTGATCAAAGAATCCAGCCTATGTGAATCCATTAGATTGTGTTCAATATGGCTAATTACTGCACAGTGTACATTTTcgttattttctttatatggtCCTCGAGTTTTCCCGGCTACAGGTTATAAAATTTCTACAAGATCAGGAATGAAGGGAGACTGCATTCCTTTAAATTGTGTTAGATATGGCTAATTTATTGTACTTTGTATATTGtagttattttctttatatggtCCTTGAGTTTTCAGGGCTACAGGTTATGAAATTTCTGCAAGATCAGGCATGAACAGGCCGTATTTCATTCTCGGGACTTATTTACATAGAGTTTGTTATTCTCATGCTCTATAAGCATACCAGAAACTCTTATATTTATGCCCACCCAATAGCCTTAACATTAGCAGATGTTAAAAGTATAACTTGAATATAAGAAATACCCTACCTGTCCAGGAAATGCTTCACATAGGGCCCTAATGGTAGCATTTAGCTTCCAAGTGCCATCTATTGATGAACCATCATGTTGAGATACCGCATTGTTAGCAGTCAATCTATCTTCACCAGCACCGCAATTCACCATAAAGCGGCCATTAGGCATCAATCTATCATAGAGTTCCAGCCAAGTAGCAGCCTGGTTGAGATCAGAAAAGCACAACCATTGCAggtaaattgaaaaatgctAGCAAGGACACATACAATATCAATGAGACAAACTTTTTGcagtttgtataattagataTTACCATGTCCGAAACCAGACTTTTGAAGATTATcagaaaactgaaaaaaataaaataaaaaaaaagtagcagCTCTCTGACAAATTACGCTCAAGAACTTCTATTTCCTGATTCTTCTtcacatattttcttaattcctTTATTAGTGGAATGAAGGTATTTCTAGTGAATAAAccaaataaaaccatgcatgATATGTTGGACTGCACGTTGATAATCTATGTAAGTAATCCTCCAAAAGGGGACAAACTTAAAGACCAAAAGTGCTCAGATGTATAAGCATCCATAGATTAACATAAAATCTTAGGTCAGTGTTCTTTCTACAGttcttttgattatttaacCAAAGAACTGCATGACTTTGTTTATTTTGGTCCAAGGCCAACCATCTTGATTATCTTTCTCTTTGATAATGACTTTCATGCAATGTGGAAAAGCAGATCACCCAAGTATTGGGGACTAAAACACTTCTCGTACACAATAATGTTTGCATTTTGGTATAATAAGTATATGAATCATATTCATCCCTTTTACTATCTAGAACTAACAGTATGATGAGGTTTTCAATTTTCCAATAACAACAGATATCTAATCCTTGTACGATAGATCTGTTATTACAAATTCCAGCACCACATACAATTGCTAGAGACTAGTAGAGTTGGAAACCTTCAgaataaaaaacaaaggaagaaaattattaaaatcagtTCATGGATCAAGAGAACGAGCTGTAGAGAGGAACTGTATCACATTTCCGAACTAAAGGTATCAGATCATGATAGTTTTTAAGCGCCATGGATACACAATGTAATACACACTAAGCCCAGTGAATGATTAGTACCTGTTCTAACTGTGGCAAAGCCTTTCCCTCTGCAAACAAATCAACTATGATTCCTGCAGTTTGTTTGAACAGAAATAAGTTAGCAGTTATATAATCAGGAAAGCATACTCTTCAGCATTTATGTTGTACCATCATTTGCACATTGCAAGTATAGATAGGAACTtatcatttcaagaaaaatgcaagGAGATATATGCCACTGAAGACAAATGCTGATGCATTTAAACCTCAATCGTGAcgatataataaaaatcaaaaactGTCAGCGAAAGATAAGGATCCATAATGTTTCtaaccaaaaaatatagataacaCCTTAACCACACTTCTACTGGAAGAATAAGATTATACTACTCTTCTGCAATGCCCATAAGTTTTACCAGCGTATCCACCAGAAATAGCCGCATCTGGAGAAAATGCATCACCAATGTGAATATTAAGTACTCCACCATCCGCAGTGTGCTTCTCGAGGTCACACAGGCCTAGGTAGTCCCTTGATTTATCTATTAACTGGCATCAAATAGAAGTGTCACTAGAACTaattatgaaaagattttCCGAGAGCACTAACCtagaataaatgaataaagcTTCTTTTTAGTGTATGTTCCTAGCTACTTAAAATGCAATTAGGTCTATCGGCTATCAATGGTAAACATAAGCATCCACAGAAATGTTCATACATTTCTGGTTTCCATTTAGAAGAAAGTGAACAAGtgatgaaatgaaaatgtagCAGCAAACAATAGAATCTCAAAGTAGGAAGAATTATTAGGATTATTACAATTTCATCTATCTCCCAGCCTTCCAGCTGCAACGAAGGCCATAAATCAAGCATCAGGTGTGCAGATGTTCCTCCACCCTGCAAACTTTTGCCAAGTTATCTAATATACCAATTCGGGAAGAAACTTTCAAATGAGCTATTCCCTAATGCAGCAACTAGAGaagcaaaaataattcaagtaTTAGAGCAAAAACAGTTCTATTACCAAGCCAAAGATTGCAATGGGACCCTGTGGAAGCAAAGGTGGCAATGTAGCAAACTCATCCTGCAAAAGTGAAGTGGATTACAAGCAGACCTCATAAGCTTAGGTGAaaacttattttcttatagtaataaatgaattatgaCATGATGGAAAATTATGGTTCTAGCCTTTTCGTGGAACGATCGAGACTTTCTTCTCTTTGGTTTTATAGGGTGGTTGAAAGAAAGACTCAACAGCCATTTAATACAGAAAATGCATTGAAGAGATAAGCCGGTCATTTCATGATGCAGTTTATACCAAAATTGTTGCCATCTTCACCACAACAAAAGAGAAGACCCCCAGCAAAAATGTATGTGGTTGATCATTAATTAGATAACAAGAAGACAACAGAATTGCAAATTCTGGTAAAAGAAACATGATCAACGAAGTCCACGTCATTTAActactaaaatttaaactacTGTCTTTCCATCAGCTTTAAACATTTagacacaaaaaataaaataaaataaaattaagcaatataACAGAAGGGACATACCCAGTATGAACCAGTCCACTTAGTTCCTTTGTTAAGCATGCTGTGAACATTATCTGCATCAGCAAAAGAATGAGAAGTTAGGGTGGAGAACAGGCGCAAcagaaaattgagaagagagCGAGGAATAATACGAGTGGAGTCGAGAAGCAGAAGCCTTGACTTGGGAGTGTCCAGGATTATAATGTGGTTGTAAGCGGTCTTGATGGCTGTGAGGACTTGAAaatcatcttcatcttcaacTTCTTTCTCTGGTTTCTGGGCTGCTCCGGACTGTAATACAGCTTTCACCTGTTTGCCTTTCTTGcgagcagcagcagcagcactAGTAGTAGAACTAGAACCGTAGCATCTTGAAGTTGGTGATTTGGCAGCGGTTGTTGGCAGTAAAAAGGAATAGGAGGAATAGCAAAGAGTaggaggaggagaaggagGCAGTCGCAATTGCAATGAGCAGCCCATCATCGTGCTCATACTGCTACGAATGAAGCCTATATTACATTTTGTGATGATTCTTGAATTAAATAAGCAGTAAAACGATTTCTAACATTATTAAGAGCTGAAATCCGTGAAAGCACCCGAACATCCAAGTAATGAAGGGAGGGAAAAGCATTATTATTGTACATCTTCtcaaagaaataaatactGATTACAACAGATACAGATACTCAGAGAATGCAGAGTCGATGACTGGTAATTAAGAGAGGGTTCAAACCTGAGGCTGTCAAACCTTGAACGCCTTATCTCTAACCAGTAACCACGGCTTTCTTCAGACGTCCCATGTCccttaatttatgtatatctTTTTGCAGCAGACACTACTTGTTCAACTACACCTCTTTGTTATATGATGTCGATTATCcacctctttcttttttcttttgatatggAAATTATCCACCTCTGTCTTGTACAACCATCCATGGAACTATATTCGAAAACTCTGCTCAAACTGTTCTTTGTGATCATTACCCAGTAAATGCGAGCAATTGAAGcaatattgtttattttagcGATCGTCTTATCATATATacttaaaaggaaaaaaaaggaatcaTGGGATAATAACaatgttcaaaaaattttattcaattatacttttgtgatataaaaaaaattcaaaaaatctcCTGAGGTCAGAAATTGTGGTACACGTGCATTGATTGAGATTATGGATTcgaaaaatgcattttgtttttacaattttgcccttatctaatattatatattatataatataaaatatatatatgtgtaataaatttcaaaataatatataaatattactttatatgtaaatatataatctcatACTCATACTATGGAAATTTATGTAGATGACATGCTCGTCAAAAGCAAGAAGGAGGGTGAGCACTTAAAACATCTAGAGAAGGGCTTCGAGATAATGAGAGTGTACGGAATAAAGCTAAATCCCATAGTGCACATTCAGAGTTGAAGGAGGTAAGTTTTTGGGGTATATGGTCAGTGAAAAGGGCATCGAAGCAAATCCAAAAAAGATCGGTGCAATGATGCAATTAAGCTAGTCCAAAACGATCAAAGAGGTCCAAAAGCTAATAGAAAAAATCTCTCTCAATCATTTCATTGCTAGGTCGGTGGAAAAAAATTTTCCCTTTCTCAAGGTCCTAAGGAAGGTAAAAGTTTCAAGTAGACAGAAGAATGCGAGCAAGCGCTGAAGGATCTTAAGACATATTTAACGACCCCACCATTGCTGGCGAACTCGGAGATCGAAGAGACTCTATACATATACTTGGTCGTGTCGGATGATGCGGTAAGCTCGGTATTGGCCAAGGAGGGTGATGGAGGCAAAACCCTATATTATGTTAGTAAAATGTTGCAGAGTGcagaaaaaaagtatattcaGATCAAGAAGCTAGCGTTAGCGCTAC includes:
- the LOC105165798 gene encoding uncharacterized protein LOC105165798; this translates as MSTMMGCSLQLRLPPSPPPTLCYSSYSFLLPTTAAKSPTSRCYGSSSTTSAAAAARKKGKQVKAVLQSGAAQKPEKEVEDEDDFQVLTAIKTAYNHIIILDTPKSRLLLLDSTHNVHSMLNKGTKWTGSYWDEFATLPPLLPQGPIAIFGLGGGTSAHLMLDLWPSLQLEGWEIDEILIDKSRDYLGLCDLEKHTADGGVLNIHIGDAFSPDAAISGGYAGIIVDLFAEGKALPQLEQAATWLELYDRLMPNGRFMVNCGAGEDRLTANNAVSQHDGSSIDGTWKLNATIRALCEAFPGQVNWKKMPQSACENYLALTGSLPDLCTWSDALPNELKSSVNQWRAC